The following DNA comes from Ochotona princeps isolate mOchPri1 chromosome 8, mOchPri1.hap1, whole genome shotgun sequence.
AGGTTGCgtgttgttttctttctgctaGGAGAAAACATCCCATCCCAGGCAcggctggcttcagactggcttatgGCTCCCAACTGGAAGGAATGGCAATGGTTtcagaggctgggcagggctgcaggctggcaggCTCCTTTCATCCACTAAGcactcctgccacctgctcctctcccacAGTGCTGAAGATGCTCCTCCCCCAGCAGGCATGCAGGCTCACCAGGTGAGGTCCCCAGAAGCGAGCTTCTCCCTGCTCACTCTGCCTGCCAGGGTCCTTCCTGCACCTGCGTATGAAATGACCAGGTTTGAAGTGCCTCCTTCCTCAAGGCCACAGGAAAGGACTCCTGGGAAGCTGGTGAGGAAAGTATTTGGAATCACACAAGACTGGGTCTCCTAAAGGCAACAATTCAGAGCAGCAGGAACCACGAGGCCTGAGTCACATCCGTCAGGACAAGGTCTGccttgtctcatctaaacctttCATTCTGGCAAGGTGACTCTGTTCCGTGTGATAAATACCTCAAACAGCACTTATCCCTGCTCCTCAAAGTTTGTCTCCAGGACTGCATGATACAAAGGAAGCAGCAAACCATCTGCTGTTGACGGGATTCATATGTAATCAGGAAACTGCAGCCACTACCTTGCTGTAGTCCCTGCTTTCATCCCTCCCGttgtcctccccacccctcacacAGGCCCTTTCAGAGCCACCAGAAAACATGCTCCCGGGCAGCCATCCTCACAGCCACTCAGATCGACTCTCTTGTTCTCAGACCCTGTCTCTCAGCTTGCTTTCAGGGGTGGACAATGGCAGTGTCTTCTTTCTTGACATGTGCATTTGCCCCGTAATCGTTATGCTCCCATACTTTATCCATTGTGTCTTATGTTTCATAATAAAAggagacaagagaaaagaaagcctCCTCCCCAACTCTGAGTCCTTCGTCTAATCAGCCCAGGGTTGGCCAATGCCTCTGCACCCCCAGAGGCATCCTTGCTCTGTGGtagagaccctgcacctgaggaGTCTCTTGGAGCAAGTAATCCTGAAGCCAGTCCTGAACTGTTCCTGGAAGACAGGTCATGCTGTGGTCATTTTGAGGAGAATCCTAGAGGCCTAAAAGGTGGTAGGACTTCAGTTAAGCCTGAAATGTGAGTGGGATGTAGGTcggggagggaagcagagcaagATGTTTTAGAGTAGGGAAATGCATGCGTTGGAGATGCTAATCAGGGCTTGGCTAATGTGTTTGGGGAGGCAATGCAGAGACCCTGGTCCTGAGCGGTTATAGAGATGGGGATGTGGCTTGGAAGGCTGTCCCTACTGCCCTCTGTCCTAGCCCTCAGTGTAGGGGTCTAAGCCTTCAGGTAAGAGCAGAAGTGCAGACTTCACATTTCTGGGTTTGTTTGCTGTTACTGTGTTCCAGCCACCGGCTTGTGTGGGCGCATAACCTCCTCCCAGACAGACTGGAAAGTCCATCTGCCAGTGACGTGAGTTCCTACAGTGATACATGTGCAGGCCTTGATTGGATCCTGCTAGCCCtgcagcttcttcttcttcttcttcttcttttttaagatttgtttatttttattggaaaggcagatcagatttatggagagaagatacagagagaaagatcttccatccactggttcactcccaaatggtggcaatgaccggaactgagctgatctgaaaccaggagccaggagcttctcccagttctcccacatgactgcagggtcccaaagttttgggggcatcctcaactgctttcctaggccaaagcagggatctggaagggaagcagagcatctagggcatgaactggtgcccatatgggatcctggcacaatgtaaggatttagccattgaaccattgcaccgggCCACTTGCCTTTGAACCCCTGTACTAACAAATTGCTTGGTGGGGGAGTGTGCAGGCAAGGAGCACTGTACAGGTAGGCACAGGGGTGATAGGCTGTCAGACGATCCTACCCTTTCCCAGCTAAAAGCTCTTGTGATtttgatgctccatttcccattatCAAGGATGAGGGCAAAGGTGCCATGAAGTATCTAAGTTTTGTATGAGGAAGCATGACCAAGATATGCTCCCATCTGAGAGAGTGGAAATCAAATCTGTACATGATAGAGTGGCAGCCACAAGGAATGAAGCCCGAAGCAGAGGAGGGATGATCAAAGTTAACTGCAGGAAAAAAGGTGATGCAACCACCAACCATGACAATTATCCTCTTTCACTTAGCCTTCACCATACTTGCATAATGTGGGTGATAGCATCAACTCCATTAtataggtgaggaaactgaggcttccaGGGGTCAGCTGCCTTGTCAAAGTCATACAATGGTCAGTTCAGAATCAGGCTGCAAACTCCAGCACCATAGGTAAAACCATGCCCACTCAACCCTGTCTGGGCACAGAGAGATGCCTTGTCTCATAGACAGGTCACAGTAGCACCTGGGGTGGGTATCCATCTGGAGAATTTTACTTGTGCTGATGTCTCATTAGCAATCTTAGAATGTGGCTCCCTGTGCCATCCAAATTCAAAGAAAGGAGGCTAATGTCCATCAACCTGACACCTGACTTTTTCATTAGTACACTAATAAACCACCCGCTGGACATACACACATCTATTCAGGCAATCCCACCCCAGAACTGAAGTCAACTGTGAGCCAACTTAATTCAAATTCCAAGTGTGCGAGCAGAACCCCCAGCCAGGGCCCAGGTGCCAAGGAAATTCCTCTTGGCCTCCACTTGGCAGACTTGGCCAGCCTTCCCCTGTGACAGCCTGTCTCTATGGATGCCAAGTTGCCTGGTCAGACCGTAAGGGTCGTCTGTACAAAGAAAGCAACAGCGCCAGGCTGCAGTGTATGTTCCAAATTCCACATTCTGTTGTGGACTCCTGGCGCCAGAGCAAAGGAAGGCTGCTGGCTGGGGGGACTGGTAAGGGTTTATCTTTTGTGCTTTTCCCTCTACGTGCATAACCTAAGGACTCCTATGTCTGGGACTCTGCTTTCACAGACAGGTGCCCCCAAGCCTGATGATAGCAGAGTTACCTAAGGACATCCGCACAGTGACCATTTCATAGACTTATTTAGGAGTAGAGGATAGTTTGCTGTGTTGACAGaattgtatctttttctttttaaagtatctcCCCGAAGAGGGGATAGGTTAAATGATGTTCCTGTAAACTTCCAATGGCAGCTGTGAGGTGGAGCCCAAGGACATGGCTTTTGTTACCAATATTGGCTTGTGTTTTGCCATGCTCGGGGTGTGCTATTAACACATCATTCTGGACCAGGATCCTTTTCCCACTTTTTGTGGGGGAAGGGTGGTAAATTCATGTGGCACAAAAATTTCTAAGCATATTTTTAAGGTGCAAAGTCCTGTATTGCCAACTCTAAACACTTTGTTGTCCAGCAGATTGCTGTCCTTCACTTGCCCTGCATGACTGGAACTCTGTGCCCACTCCCTGGGAGCACCCCATCTTCCCTGACCTGGCCCCTGGCCATCACCATagtgttttctgtctctgtgcctttgccAGCTGCTATAACTGTAACTTCCCATATTTGTCTTCTTTTGATGGGCTTATGTCACTTCACATGGTATCCTCAGGGTGGACCCATGTTGTAACACATGAGACAGTTTCCTTCTTTCTTAAGGCTGGATCATACTCTCTCGTATGCTCACACCACATTTCCTGTATCTGTTAATACACCAATGAACATTTTGGTTACTTCCACCTGTTGCCAAGTTGTGAATGACCTGGCAATGAGTATGGGTGCATAACTTTCTCTTCAAGATTTTGCTTTTGGTTCTTTTGGATAAATACCCATTACTGGGACTGCTGGGTCATTGGTATTTCAGATTTGTTTGGAGGAACTTTCGTGCTGTGTCCCACAACTTTGAACATCCTCACTAACATAGATGGTGGTCTTTTTTGAATAATGATCATATAAATAACTGTGAGGTCATTTCTTTGGTGATTAGTGATGATGAGAGAGCCTCTTCATGTACCTATGCATCTTATAGGGAGAAATGGCCATGGCCTTTGCTATTTTCCTAAACAGGTTATTtgttcttggtttttgtttgcttgctccATTGAATCACAGGAGTTCCTGATACATTTTGGACAGTAACTTCTTATCAGATGTATTGTTGGTAAACATTTTATCCCAATCCTTAgatcattttttttcactctgcTCCTTGCTTGCCATTACTGAAGCTTTTAAATTTGATATTatcctgtttatttttgtttattttttgtctgtGCTGTTGGTGTAAAATCCAAGCAATTATTGCCAAGACTAATGTTTATGAATGCGTTCCctttatattttcttctcagaCTTTTATGATTTCAGATTTTATGTCTAGCTATTTaagaattgatttttgtgtatttatgtgATAACAgttcaatttcattcttttgtatgGATATTGAGtttttccagcaccatttgttaaAGAGATTATCTGTCACCATTGTATTTTCTTGCTAAAATTACTTGATGGGTTGATTTCTAGGCTCttcattctgttccattggtgtTTATGTCTGTCATATCTAGTCATACTATTTTGAttactttatatatttatacttaatacattttaattagaaagtacAAAGTCTTTAATTTTGTTGTCCTTTCTCAAGGTTGTGGCTCTTTGGGGCCGCTTGACCAAAAACACTAATGGAATTTTGAAGGGAATTACACTGACTTTATGAGTCTGGCAGAGGTGGAACCCTTGAGATCCAGACCCCTGCCTCTGGTTTTCCACTAGTTGCTCTCCCTAGCTGAGCGCTCCCCCTTCCCTATCTGTGACATGAAGGGTGTCTAGATGACCCTCATGATCCCTGCCCATGGGCTCcaagcttctctttcttccttgcgTGCACTCCACGGGGAGGAGTAGAATCCTGACACCCTGCCCTGCATCGCAGCCGCCCGAGGTACACCAGCGCCTGCTCTGCCTCCTTGCCAGTGCAGCCATGGCCCTGAGCGATGTGGACGTGCAGAAGCAGATCAAACACATGATGGCTTTCATCGAGCAGGAGGCCAACGAGAAGGTGGAGGAAATAGACGCCAAAGCCGAGGAAGAGTTCAACATCGAGAAAGGGCGCCTCGTGCAAACGCAGAGACTGAAGATCATGGAGTACTAtgagaagaaggagaagcagattGAACAGCAGAAGAAGATCCAGATGTCCACCATGAGGAATCAGGCACGGCTCACAGTGCTGAGAGCCCGAGACGACCTCATCTCCGAATTGCTCAATGATGCCAAGCTAGGACTTGGCAGGCTGGTGGAGGACCCAGAGGTTTACCAGGAGCTTCTGGAcaagctggtgctgcaggcccTGCTCCGCCTCCTGGAGCCCACGGTGATTGTGCGCTGCAGGCCCCAGGATGTCCTGCTGGTGGAGGCTGCGGTGCAGAGAGCCATTCCCGAGTACGTGCTAGCCTCCCGGAAACCCGTGCAGGTTCGGCTTGATGCGGAGGCCCACCTGGCTGCCAACGCAGCTGGAGGCGTGGAGGTGTATAGTAGTGATCAGAGAATCAAGGTTTCTAATACCCTGGAAAGTCGGTTGGAACTGTCAGCCCAGCAGAAGATGCCAGAAATTCGAACGGCCTTGTTTGGAGCAAATGCCAACAGAAAATTTTTTCTGTAAGCTGCTGCGAAGTGATGCTTGCGCCGAATTGCTGAACGACAGAGGCAAATGCTCTTGGGCAAAGGAAACGGGTCCTGGGTCTTCCCCTTTGGTGCTCTGATATTATTCTGTCTTCTATTATGAAATGCCCTCTGGACATTAGCAAGCGTGAACTTTGGAATAAAGCTCAGCTTAATGCTCAGGAATTGCATGCCAGTTCATCTGCCCATCCCACAGCTTCTGATCCATCCTGCGCTCTGAGATAGAGGGAATGATGCTGGCTGCTCTTCAACTTGGCTTTGGAAAAAATCTGAAAGGTGACCTTGGTCTGTGGTTCTGGGTGCTCACAGATTCTTTCACATGCTGCTGATGTGTTGGGTTTCACTTACACACATTATGTCTTGAGGTTCAGAGGTTTTCCTTATGTATACTGGGCCAATTTCCTGGGTGTATGGCCAGCGCAGTCACACAAGGGTCTGTGGGCAGAATAGCCCAGCACTGAGAATTTAATGCTCAGCAGCCAATGACTTGAGAGTTCTGATTCTCTCTTTGAATGTActtttttgggaagtgaagcccTGGATGGGACATTGGAGCATGTGTGGTTCTGGCCTTTGAGGTCCAGCCCACCCCATCTCAgccactgctgccctctgcctgtggcagggAGGGTCAGAGTGGGGTATGTGTGCTCCCCAGAGGCTGAGGGTCAGACATGGGAGTGGTTGTGCCTTTCCAGGCTGGGGTGCTGTAGGGCACTTTCAGTAGGCAACACAGGGGGGATGATCCTGTCTCTTGCTGGATCTGAACATAGCTTGGTGTAGAGGGTTGAAGAACCCAAGTCTCTTGCATGTGTTACAGGAGCAGTGTCTATTGGGCTTCCCTGATTCTGCCCCCACAGACCTGGCACAAGCGTGGCAGCTTGTGGGAGGGGAAACAGTGAGAGCCAGGTCATTCTAGTGTCACTGTGTAGGGGGACACATTAGTGGACAGAGGCCTGGTTAGGACTTTTAAGGGCCTCAGTGAACACTGATTACTCATTCAGCTCTGTGCAA
Coding sequences within:
- the ATP6V1E2 gene encoding V-type proton ATPase subunit E 2, with product MALSDVDVQKQIKHMMAFIEQEANEKVEEIDAKAEEEFNIEKGRLVQTQRLKIMEYYEKKEKQIEQQKKIQMSTMRNQARLTVLRARDDLISELLNDAKLGLGRLVEDPEVYQELLDKLVLQALLRLLEPTVIVRCRPQDVLLVEAAVQRAIPEYVLASRKPVQVRLDAEAHLAANAAGGVEVYSSDQRIKVSNTLESRLELSAQQKMPEIRTALFGANANRKFFL